In one window of Candidatus Binatia bacterium DNA:
- a CDS encoding transketolase C-terminal domain-containing protein, producing MSLQLISANHASAAAVTLAARANRKARGFCSGVYPITPQTECIEKLCGEEIERGSVVRVESEHSAMGVCIGASLSGARSFTASSSNGLAYMAENVFAAGFARLPIVMMAVNRTLGPPWNIWVDHGDTLMLRDAGWIQFYCEDNQEVHDTLLLSFRLAEHEKVLLPVMVCQDAFVLSHTMMMTEIASQEDVDAFLPELSLPHRLGDRPRVVGGLDFPHQTEEHRKQHLEAMRRVPGVYAAVQDEFEKRFGRRPADTVVPYRIEDADVVVVSMGTTASTVRAAVDRLRDEGIRAGALRIRMFRPLPEALLREYLGGKKRVAVLDRDACPGLGGIVWSEIRGLADPGAVIQSYMIGLGGGDIRREHVARIVSDVAKRERAGEPVLVETGA from the coding sequence ATGAGCCTCCAGCTGATCAGCGCCAACCATGCTTCGGCGGCGGCCGTCACGCTCGCCGCCCGCGCCAACCGCAAGGCGCGCGGGTTCTGCAGCGGCGTCTATCCGATCACGCCCCAGACCGAGTGCATCGAGAAGCTGTGCGGCGAGGAGATCGAGCGGGGCTCCGTCGTGCGCGTGGAGAGCGAGCACAGCGCGATGGGGGTCTGCATCGGCGCCTCGCTCTCCGGCGCGCGCTCCTTCACCGCCTCCTCGTCGAACGGCCTCGCCTACATGGCGGAGAACGTCTTCGCCGCCGGGTTCGCGCGGCTTCCGATCGTCATGATGGCCGTGAATCGCACGCTGGGTCCCCCCTGGAACATCTGGGTGGACCACGGCGACACGCTGATGCTGCGCGACGCGGGGTGGATCCAGTTCTACTGCGAGGACAACCAGGAGGTGCACGACACCCTCCTGCTTTCATTCCGTCTGGCCGAGCACGAGAAGGTGTTGCTCCCGGTCATGGTCTGCCAGGACGCGTTCGTCCTCTCGCACACGATGATGATGACGGAGATCGCGAGCCAGGAGGATGTGGATGCCTTCCTCCCCGAGCTGTCGCTGCCGCATCGGCTGGGCGACCGTCCGCGCGTGGTGGGGGGTCTCGATTTCCCGCATCAGACCGAAGAGCACCGGAAACAGCATCTGGAGGCGATGCGCCGCGTTCCGGGCGTCTACGCCGCGGTCCAGGACGAGTTCGAGAAGCGCTTCGGCCGCCGCCCCGCCGATACGGTGGTTCCGTACCGGATCGAAGATGCCGACGTGGTGGTGGTCTCGATGGGGACGACCGCGAGCACGGTCCGCGCGGCGGTGGACCGCCTGCGCGACGAGGGGATCCGCGCGGGCGCGCTCCGCATCCGCATGTTCCGGCCGCTCCCGGAGGCGCTCCTCCGCGAGTACCTCGGCGGGAAGAAGCGCGTGGCCGTGCTCGATCGCGACGCGTGTCCGGGCCTGGGCGGGATCGTCTGGAGCGAGATCCGCGGGCTCGCCGACCCGGGCGCGGTGATCCAGAGCTATATGATCGGCCTGGGCGGCGGCGACATCCGGCGCGAGCACGTCGCCCGGATCGTGAGCGACGTGGCGAAGCGCGAGCGGGCCGGCGAGCCGGTCCTGGTGGAGACCGGAGCATGA